The following are encoded in a window of Parambassis ranga chromosome 15, fParRan2.1, whole genome shotgun sequence genomic DNA:
- the LOC114447467 gene encoding musculoskeletal embryonic nuclear protein 1-like isoform X2, whose amino-acid sequence MSQPGQEDGQTQRLEVKDEDLAEAKDKLGTGGAVKGKTFQVMQECEKIGKAAPSVFSGAKSGGETVFNTRSARRAKK is encoded by the exons ATGTCTCAA CCTGGGCAGGAGGACGGACAAACGCAGCGTCTTGAGGTGAAAGACGAAGACCTGGCTGAAGCAAAGGACAAACTGGGCACTGGTGGGGCTGTGAAGGGCAAGACATTTCAAGTAATGCAGGAGTGTG AGAAAATCGGTAAAGCAGCTCCGTCTGTGTTCAGCGGAGCAAAGTCAGGAGGAGAGACTGTTTTCAACACACGTTCGGCCCGACGAGCCAAGAAGTAA
- the LOC114447467 gene encoding uncharacterized protein LOC114447467 isoform X1, with translation MSQPGQEDGQTQRLEVKDEDLAEAKDKLGTGGAVKGKTFQRKSVKQLRLCSAEQSQEERLFSTHVRPDEPRSKLPDCDWSPTTENIT, from the exons ATGTCTCAA CCTGGGCAGGAGGACGGACAAACGCAGCGTCTTGAGGTGAAAGACGAAGACCTGGCTGAAGCAAAGGACAAACTGGGCACTGGTGGGGCTGTGAAGGGCAAGACATTTCAA AGAAAATCGGTAAAGCAGCTCCGTCTGTGTTCAGCGGAGCAAAGTCAGGAGGAGAGACTGTTTTCAACACACGTTCGGCCCGACGAGCCAAGAAGTAAACTTCCTGACTGTGACTGGTCGCCCACCACGGAAAACATCACCTAA
- the cep68 gene encoding centrosomal protein of 68 kDa isoform X1, with protein sequence MLLDEDSSCTEAKGCSQRKKTHLSDLNFITTEYERGRTTKAGKGEPHRSVTMAASSRYLTDRQYEMRRPLCSSEPYASILKKSRTQTFTEKEKRLGEHSSMSWSGEEPFPERLSPSQGDTTPPSASSRYLSLGVSSLEAPLCREEPTSERPFSASLSSSFLDGQKLNSTLRPQQTCPVLDPTCTPRSGYSRPDQTQLRLERREGSGGGETGLCFHRGHTKEGLKSPYQKNYWACAIPKTSPPSPDRHSADWDPNKDYQALLNYTYPLRPGHIVSELDSFKLQEKSCLQTYSNLQDSGIELDHLCSSSSLSGLGFSVSGTNPTRGRNTLSTGHRSPDLQGFNRSSEVPRCSTPHSPTDTMGLSLDSLNYRKDRGGASCSKTGSLRHQLPCSSAAFIRSACILPQSRCAEDDEEFLPLPEQLEELQLLSRQVRAITAKLSLPSRCSWESLEPGTTSSLSSSTLPEKQAADEEAEVKLYKDGADKGGRKPSSAPQTVVIEAEGHRDSETRRSSFEAWVKSAERSLNWSNLREMEAFVESLRGLTLPDSQRKSPGDQELSDSLMEHVQVFCSHLELLIQQLYAVSEKMELLAAPTVDIDSVKSSLAKYQSFQREVSSHQPLTSCVLRTGQLLLSCINTTSPLLGETLLLIERQSGALQTYTEHFFSSILSAMDNLTQPSTAEKSL encoded by the exons ATGCTGCTGGATGAG GATTCGTCCTGCACTGAAGCCAAAGGATGCAGCCAACGAAAGAAGACGCATCTGTCAGACTTAAATTTCATCACAACAGAATATGAAAGAGGCAGGACCACAAAGGCAGGCAAAGGAGAGCCACACAGAAGTGTTACTATGGCAGCTTCCTCTAGGTACCTGACAGACCGACAGTATGAGATGAGGAGGCCACTGTGTTCTTCAGAACCATATGCTTCTATCCTGAAGAAGTCACGCACTCAGACATTCACAGAGAAG GAGAAGCGGCTTGgtgaacacagcagcatgaGTTGGTCAGGAGAGGAGCCGTTTCCAGAGAGACTCAGCCCCTCTCAGGGTGACACCACACCTCCCTCGGCCTCCAGCAGATACCTGTCCTTGGGTGTCTCATCCCTTGAGGCCCCACTGTGCCGTGAAGAACCCACTTCAGAAAGACCCTTTTCTGCCAGTCTCTCCAGTTCTTTCCTGGATGGCCAGAAATTAAACTCCACTTTGAGGCCTCAGCAGACCTGTCCAGTCCTGGATCCTACTTGCACCCCTCGCTCAGGCTActccagaccagaccagactcAACTCAGGCTAGAGCGAAGAGAAGGGAGCGGTGGTGGAGAAACCGGACTATGTTTTCATAGAGGACACACCAAAGAAGGCCTCAAGTCTCCCTATCAGAAAAATTACTGGGCCTGTGCCATCCCTAAAACTTCACCTCCATCCCCAGACAGACACTCTGCAGACTGGGATCCAAACAAGGATTATCAGGCACTGCTGAACTACACGTATCCATTGAGACCAGGACATATAGTCAGTGAATTGGACAGTTTTAAGCTTCAGGAAAAGTCTTGTCTCCAGACATACTCCAACCTTCAAGACTCTGGAATTGAACTGGACCACCTTTGTAGCTCTTCCAGTCTATCAGGATTGGGCTTTTCTGTTAGTGGGACAAATCCAACTAGAGGAAGAAACACTCTTAGTACTGGTCATAGATCACCTGATCTACAAGGCTTCAACAGATCTTCAGAAGTTCCACGCTGCAGTACTCCACACTCCCCAACTGACACCATGGGTTTGTCCTTGGACAGTCTGAACTACAGGAAGGACAGAGGTGGAGCGAGTTGTTCTAAGACAGGCAGTCTCCGACATCAGCtgccctgcagctctgctgctttCATCCGCTCTGCCTGTATTCTTCCACAGTCCAGATGTGCTGAGGATGACGAAGAATTCTTACCTCTTccagagcagctggaggagctgcagctgctgtccagacag GTGAGGGCGATAACTGCTAAGCTGAGCTTACCATCACGATGTAGCTGGGAATCCCTGGAGCCAGGCACCACCTCCAGCCTGTCCTCCAGCACCCTGCCTGAGAAGCAGGCAGCTGATGAGGAGGCTGAAGTCAAACTGTACAAAGATGGAGCAGATAAGGGGGGCAGGAAGCCGAGCAGTGCTCCTCAGACAGTGGTTATTGAAG CAGAGGGTCACAGGGATTCTGAAACCAGGAGGAGCAGCTTTGAAGCTTGGGTGAAGTCTGCTGAAAGGAGCCTTAATTGGTCAAATCTCAGGGAGATGGAGGCGTTTGTGGAATCCCTGCGTGGCCTCACACTGCCCGACAGCCAGAGGAAGAGCCCGGGTGACCAAGAGCTTAGCGACTCTCTCATGGAACACGTCCAG GTCTTCTGCTCACATCTGGAGCTGCTCATCCAGCAGCTGTACGCAGTGTCAGAGAAGATGGAGCTTCTAGCTGCACCTACTGTGGACATAGACAGTGTGAAGTCGTCCCTAGCCAAGTATCAG AGTTTCCAGAGAGAAGTGAGCAGTCACCAGCCCCTGACCTCCTGTGTTCTGCGTACCGGACAGCTTCTCCTCAGCTGCATCAACACCACCTCACCAC TTTTAGGAGAAACCCTGCTGCTCATTGAGAGACAGTCTGGAGCTCTGCAGACCTACACCGAACACTTCTTCTCCTCCATTCTGTCTGCCATGGACAACCTCACCCAGCCCAGCACAGCAGAGAAGTCCCTGTAG
- the cep68 gene encoding centrosomal protein of 68 kDa isoform X2: MLLDEDSSCTEAKGCSQRKKTHLSDLNFITTEYERGRTTKAGKGEPHRSVTMAASSRYLTDRQYEMRRPLCSSEPYASILKKSRTQTFTEKEKRLGEHSSMSWSGEEPFPERLSPSQGDTTPPSASSRYLSLGVSSLEAPLCREEPTSERPFSASLSSSFLDGQKLNSTLRPQQTCPVLDPTCTPRSGYSRPDQTQLRLERREGSGGGETGLCFHRGHTKEGLKSPYQKNYWACAIPKTSPPSPDRHSADWDPNKDYQALLNYTYPLRPGHIVSELDSFKLQEKSCLQTYSNLQDSGIELDHLCSSSSLSGLGFSVSGTNPTRGRNTLSTGHRSPDLQGFNRSSEVPRCSTPHSPTDTMGLSLDSLNYRKDRGGASCSKTGSLRHQLPCSSAAFIRSACILPQSRCAEDDEEFLPLPEQLEELQLLSRQVRAITAKLSLPSRCSWESLEPGTTSSLSSSTLPEKQAADEEAEVKLYKDGADKGGRKPSSAPQTVVIEEGHRDSETRRSSFEAWVKSAERSLNWSNLREMEAFVESLRGLTLPDSQRKSPGDQELSDSLMEHVQVFCSHLELLIQQLYAVSEKMELLAAPTVDIDSVKSSLAKYQSFQREVSSHQPLTSCVLRTGQLLLSCINTTSPLLGETLLLIERQSGALQTYTEHFFSSILSAMDNLTQPSTAEKSL; encoded by the exons ATGCTGCTGGATGAG GATTCGTCCTGCACTGAAGCCAAAGGATGCAGCCAACGAAAGAAGACGCATCTGTCAGACTTAAATTTCATCACAACAGAATATGAAAGAGGCAGGACCACAAAGGCAGGCAAAGGAGAGCCACACAGAAGTGTTACTATGGCAGCTTCCTCTAGGTACCTGACAGACCGACAGTATGAGATGAGGAGGCCACTGTGTTCTTCAGAACCATATGCTTCTATCCTGAAGAAGTCACGCACTCAGACATTCACAGAGAAG GAGAAGCGGCTTGgtgaacacagcagcatgaGTTGGTCAGGAGAGGAGCCGTTTCCAGAGAGACTCAGCCCCTCTCAGGGTGACACCACACCTCCCTCGGCCTCCAGCAGATACCTGTCCTTGGGTGTCTCATCCCTTGAGGCCCCACTGTGCCGTGAAGAACCCACTTCAGAAAGACCCTTTTCTGCCAGTCTCTCCAGTTCTTTCCTGGATGGCCAGAAATTAAACTCCACTTTGAGGCCTCAGCAGACCTGTCCAGTCCTGGATCCTACTTGCACCCCTCGCTCAGGCTActccagaccagaccagactcAACTCAGGCTAGAGCGAAGAGAAGGGAGCGGTGGTGGAGAAACCGGACTATGTTTTCATAGAGGACACACCAAAGAAGGCCTCAAGTCTCCCTATCAGAAAAATTACTGGGCCTGTGCCATCCCTAAAACTTCACCTCCATCCCCAGACAGACACTCTGCAGACTGGGATCCAAACAAGGATTATCAGGCACTGCTGAACTACACGTATCCATTGAGACCAGGACATATAGTCAGTGAATTGGACAGTTTTAAGCTTCAGGAAAAGTCTTGTCTCCAGACATACTCCAACCTTCAAGACTCTGGAATTGAACTGGACCACCTTTGTAGCTCTTCCAGTCTATCAGGATTGGGCTTTTCTGTTAGTGGGACAAATCCAACTAGAGGAAGAAACACTCTTAGTACTGGTCATAGATCACCTGATCTACAAGGCTTCAACAGATCTTCAGAAGTTCCACGCTGCAGTACTCCACACTCCCCAACTGACACCATGGGTTTGTCCTTGGACAGTCTGAACTACAGGAAGGACAGAGGTGGAGCGAGTTGTTCTAAGACAGGCAGTCTCCGACATCAGCtgccctgcagctctgctgctttCATCCGCTCTGCCTGTATTCTTCCACAGTCCAGATGTGCTGAGGATGACGAAGAATTCTTACCTCTTccagagcagctggaggagctgcagctgctgtccagacag GTGAGGGCGATAACTGCTAAGCTGAGCTTACCATCACGATGTAGCTGGGAATCCCTGGAGCCAGGCACCACCTCCAGCCTGTCCTCCAGCACCCTGCCTGAGAAGCAGGCAGCTGATGAGGAGGCTGAAGTCAAACTGTACAAAGATGGAGCAGATAAGGGGGGCAGGAAGCCGAGCAGTGCTCCTCAGACAGTGGTTATTGAAG AGGGTCACAGGGATTCTGAAACCAGGAGGAGCAGCTTTGAAGCTTGGGTGAAGTCTGCTGAAAGGAGCCTTAATTGGTCAAATCTCAGGGAGATGGAGGCGTTTGTGGAATCCCTGCGTGGCCTCACACTGCCCGACAGCCAGAGGAAGAGCCCGGGTGACCAAGAGCTTAGCGACTCTCTCATGGAACACGTCCAG GTCTTCTGCTCACATCTGGAGCTGCTCATCCAGCAGCTGTACGCAGTGTCAGAGAAGATGGAGCTTCTAGCTGCACCTACTGTGGACATAGACAGTGTGAAGTCGTCCCTAGCCAAGTATCAG AGTTTCCAGAGAGAAGTGAGCAGTCACCAGCCCCTGACCTCCTGTGTTCTGCGTACCGGACAGCTTCTCCTCAGCTGCATCAACACCACCTCACCAC TTTTAGGAGAAACCCTGCTGCTCATTGAGAGACAGTCTGGAGCTCTGCAGACCTACACCGAACACTTCTTCTCCTCCATTCTGTCTGCCATGGACAACCTCACCCAGCCCAGCACAGCAGAGAAGTCCCTGTAG
- the sdhaf4 gene encoding succinate dehydrogenase assembly factor 4, mitochondrial: MSLWWLRAAAGRSVSRSLRVDPVSTGCLRTASGAVKDKEPLKKAKTPQGRLDNLEDKSTDVLQKFPDDVNPVTKEKGGPRGPEPTRYGDWERKGRCVDF; this comes from the exons ATGTCTCTGTGGTGGTTACGGGCTGCAGCTGGCAGGAGCGTTTCAAGGAGCCTGCGTGTGGACCCGGTCTCTACAG GATGTTTACGGACAGCCAGCGGAGCAGTGAAGGACAAGGAGCCGCTGAAAAAGGCTAAAACACCACAGGGACGCTTGGACAACCTCGAGGACAAGAGCACTGATGTTCTGCAAA AGTTCCCTGATGATGTGAACCCTGTCACCAAGGAGAAAGGAGGTCCTCGTGGTCCAGAGCCCACCCGGTATGGAGACTGGGAGAGAAAGGGTCGCTGTGTTGACTTCTAG
- the calhm3 gene encoding calcium homeostasis modulator protein 3 — protein MERLKLVLQYFQSNSESISNGICIILALVSVKIYTSFDFNCPCLPQYNKLYSLGVMIVPPIILFFLGVLVNRHTGVMMDEWMRPTGNRSKNPAVVKYLFSAMLQRALLAPMVWILVTLLDGKILICAFSVSVDPAIFSELPNNTGLDVVKIMAKVPCKEDVIFRNSSFRKAVTRYIRCYSQAVGWSILLFLIVLGALARLIKPCFDDHATFLQTRYWSNYLDIEQKLFDETCVLHARDFARKCVVQFFEDMREDAIIHLPHPPFLNNFRDESEDEEEERLHGITKQEQLDRLLNKWYYSKPELDVTKAAYRPRACVTWENRKGHTLYSDV, from the exons ATGGAGCGTCTGAAGTTAGTCCTGCAGTACTTCCAGTCCAATTCAGAATCCATCTCCAATGGAATCTGCATCATTCTGGCCCTGGTCAGTGTCAAGATCTACACCAGCTTTGACTTCAACTGCCCATGCCTTCCTCAGTACAACAAGCTGTACTCGCTTGGAGTGATGATAGTTCCGCCCATCATACTGTTCTTTTTGGGGGTCCTGgtcaacagacacacaggcgtCATGATGGACGAGTGGATGAGGCCTACAGGGAACAGATCTAAAAACCCTGCTGTGGTTAA ATACCTATTCTCAGCCATGCTCCAGAGGGCCCTCTTGGCACCGATGGTGTGGATCTTGGTGACATTGCTGGACGGAAAGATCTTAATCTGTGCCTTCAGTGTGAGTGTGGACCCTGCAATATTTTCAG AACTGCCCAACAACACAGGCCTGGATGTGGTCAAAATCATGGCCAAAGTACCCTGCAAGGAGGACGTCATCTTCAGGAACAGCTCCTTTCGTAAAGCAGTTACTCGTTACATCCGCTGCTACTCACAG GCTGTTGGCTGGTCCATCCTCCTGTTCCTGATTGTACTGGGAGCCCTGGCACGCCTAATCAAGCCATGCTTTGATGACCATGCCACCTTCCTGCAGACTCGTTACTGGAGCAACTATCTGGACATAGAGCAGAAGCTCTTTGATGAGACCTGTGTCTTGCATGCCCGTGACTTTGCCCGTAAGTGTGTGGTGCAGTTCTTCGAAGACATGAGGGAGGACGCTATAATTCACCTTCCTCACCCACCTTTCCTCAACAACTTCAGAGACGAgtcagaggatgaagaagaagagaggcttCATGGGATAACAAAGCAGGAGCAACTGGACCGGCTGCTCAACAAGTGGTACTACAGTAAACCTGAGCTGGACGTTACTAAAGCCGCCTACAGACCCAGGGCATGTGTCACCTGGGAGAACAGAAAAGGGCATACTCTATACTCTGATGTCTGA